One Ricinus communis isolate WT05 ecotype wild-type chromosome 7, ASM1957865v1, whole genome shotgun sequence genomic region harbors:
- the LOC8264971 gene encoding uncharacterized protein At4g13200, chloroplastic, which yields MSGVLPSPPFISFSSIKSNNQTTNFSCALSPVTNGFSDLKLKKNLAFGFRNETTQSHTINLRCNSTTGPGGPGSGDNESRSVLDAFFLGKALAEAVNERVESAVGEFLSTIGRLQAEQQRQIQDFQEDVLERARKAKENAAWEAMEAQGLVSKPSTVDAASTTYGINSATSSSTTTNAVTPTNSSSSPNSTAVSTAQTGSDPAGGGTGFGALNDD from the exons ATGAGTGGGGTTTTGCCTTCCCCACCATTTATTTCCTTCTCTTCTATTAAATCCAATAACCAAACTACCAACTTTAGCTGTGCTCTTAGCCCTGTTACTAATGGTTTCTCAGATTTAAAgcttaaaaagaatttggcTTTTGGATTTAGAAATGAAACGACACAGTCTCATACAATCAATCTCCGATGTAATAGCACCACTGGACCTGGTGGCCCTGGTTCCG GTGATAATGAAAGCAGGAGTGTTCTGGATGCTTTTTTCTTGGGAAAAGCTCTAGCAGAAGCAGTTAATGAGCGAGTTGAATCTGCTGTTGGGGAGTTTCTTAGCACAATTGGGAGGCTGCAAGCTGAGCAACAGAGGCAAATACAGGACTTCCAG GAAGATGTGTTGGAAAGGGCCAGAAAAGCCAAGGAAAATGCAGCATGGGAAGCGATGGAGGCACAAGGACTTGTTTCCAAGCCTTCTACAGTTGATGCAGCATCAACTACATACGGCATTAACTCAgcaacatcatcatcaacaaccACCAATGCTGTCACTCCTACAAATTCTTCCTCATCTCCAAATTCAACCGCTGTCTCTACTGCTCAGACAGGTTCAGATCCTGCTGGGGGAGGCACTGGTTTTGGGGCGTTGAATGATGATTGA
- the LOC8262794 gene encoding guanine nucleotide-binding protein-like NSN1: protein MAKKSKKSKSKRVTLRQKYKVIRKVKEHHKKKAKEAKKLGLKNKRKVEKDPGIPNDWPFKEQELKALEARRARALEELEQKKAARKERAQKRKLGLLEDASAKEQESEEQKTNEDFGRLARNRDNSDRAFYKELVKVIEESDVILEVLDARDPLGTRCVDMENMVMKSSHNKHLVLLLNKIDLVPREAVEKWLKYLREEFPTVAFKCSTQEQRSNLGWKSSSKAAKASNILQTSDCLGAETLIKLLKNYSRSHDIKKSITVGIIGLPNVGKSSLINSLKRSHVVNVGATPGLTRSMQEVQLDKNVKLLDCPGVVLLKSVENDASIALRNCKRIEKLDDPISPVKEILKLCPARLLVTLYKTPNFESVDDFLQKVATVRGRLKKGGIIDVDAAARIVLHDWNEGKIAYYTMPPTRNQEEPSESKIVSELGKEFNIDEVYTGETSFIGSLKSVNDFDPVEVPPSCPISFNESMIEGDLEAQPSTRGDENAEDMSDDGEDQPMASEENDTNKANKGKTPSSRQNEKLYTAEGMLNTKMKRAEKKRRKKAGKVDAMDGDYDFKVDYFKKKGSAMDVEDGNGEADDDNQIIGTVPMSGVQLDDE from the exons ATGGCGAAGAAGAGCAAAA AGAGCAAGAGTAAAAGAGTAACCTTGAGGCAGAAATATAAGGTTATAAGGAAGGTTAAAGAGCATCATAAAAAGAAAGCTAAGGAAGCTAAAAAGCTGGGATTGAAGAATAAACGTAAGGTTGAGAAGGATCCTGGTATTCCCAATGACTGGCCTTTTAAGGAACAAGAGCTTAAGGCTCTTGAAGCTCGCCGGGCTCGTGCTCTTGAGGAATTAGAGCAAAAGAAAGCTGCCCGCAAAGAGAGG gctcaaaagagaaaattggGGTTACTTGAGGATGCATCAGCAAAGGAGCAAGAGTCTGAAGAGCAAAAGACCAATGAAGATTTTGGTAGACTTGCAAGAAATAGGG aTAATTCAGATAGGGCATTCTATAAGGAGTTGGTTAAAGTCATTGAAGAATCAGATGTCATATTGGAAGTCCTTGATGCCCGAGATCCTCTTGGTACCCGTTGTGTTGATATGGAAAATATGGTGATGAAATCAAGTCACAATAAGCACCTAGTGTTGCttctaaataaaattg ATCTTGTCCCTCGCGAAGCAGTTGAAAAATGGCTAAAGTATCTTAGAGAAGAATTTCCTACAGTTGCCTTCAAGTGCAGTACCCAAGAGCAGAGGTCAAACTTAGGGTGGAAATCTTCCTCAAAAGCAGCAAAGGCCAGCAATATTCTGCAAACAAGTGATTGTCTTGGGGCAGAAACTCTGATTAAATTGTTGAAAAATTACTCAAGAAGTCATGAT attaaaaaatctattacAGTTGGCATTATTGGCCTGCCTAATGTTGGTAAGAGTAGTCTAATTAACAGCTTGAAGAGAAGTCATGTAGTCAATGTTGGTGCTACTCCTGGTTTAACAAGATCAATGCAAGAAGTTCAGCTAGACAAGAATGTCAAATTGCTGGATTGTCCTGGCGTTGTACTGCTCAAGTCTGTGGAGAATGATGCATCTATAGCTCTTCGTAACTGTAAAAGGATTGAGAAGTTAGATGATCCAATTAGCCCAG TGAAAGAAATTCTCAAACTGTGCCCTGCCAGACTGTTGGTAACCCTGTACAAGACGCCAAACTTTGAGTCTGTTGATGACTTTTTGCAAAAGGTGGCTACGGTCAGGGGGAGACTGAAGAAGGGTGGTATCATAGATGTTGATGCTGCTGCCAGAATTGTTTTGCATGACTGGAATGAGG GTAAGATTGCATACTACACGATGCCCCCAACTAGGAATCAAGAGGAACCTTCAGAGTCTAAGATTGTTTCAGAGCTCGGAAAGGAATTTAATATTGATGAAGTTTACACTGGTGAAACCTCTTTCATTGGAAGCCTCAAGTCTGTTAACGACTTTGATCCTGTTGAAGTTCCCCCTAGTTGCCCAATCAGTTTCAATGAAAGCATGATAGAG GGAGATTTGGAAGCCCAACCATCAACTAGAGGTGATGAAAATGCTGAAGATATGAGTGATGATGGTGAAGACCAGCCTATGGCTTCTGAAGAAAATGATACGAATAAGGCCAACAAGGGCAAAACTCCAAGCAGCCGGCAAAACGAGAAGCTATATACAGCAGAAGGCATGCTCAATACAAAAATGAAACGAgcagagaagaaaagaaggaaaaaagctGGTAAAGTGGATGCAATGGACGGTGACTATGATTTTAAAGTagattacttcaagaaaaagGGTTCTGCCATGGATGTCGAAGATGGGAATGGGGAAGCAGATGATGATAACCAAATCATTGGGACCGTACCAATGTCTGGTGTTCAGTTGGATGATGAATGA